In Polynucleobacter sp. TUM22923, one genomic interval encodes:
- a CDS encoding histone deacetylase family protein → MTTGYITHPDFLKHEMGAHHPECPERIQAINDQLIRSGVDGFLQHLEAPLATEDQLELVHSQDHIAFVKECAPASGYHMLDGDTIMNPHTWNTALRAVGAAIAGVDAVMKGEVENVFCAIRPPGHHAEPTRSMGFCIFDSVAVAARYAMQEYGIERVAIIDFDVHHGNGTEAAFFNDPNVLMCSFFQHPFYPYSGLDGANNMVNVPLPASTRGDVVRSIVEEQWLPRLRDFEPELIMISAGFDAHREDDLGQMGLVEDDYAWMTKKLKEVANQYAQGRIVSCLEGGYNLSALGRSVVAHVKALADI, encoded by the coding sequence ATGACTACAGGATACATAACTCACCCTGATTTTCTCAAACATGAGATGGGTGCTCATCATCCCGAGTGCCCAGAGCGCATTCAGGCGATTAATGATCAATTGATTCGTAGTGGAGTGGATGGCTTCCTTCAGCACCTAGAGGCGCCACTGGCAACTGAAGATCAGCTTGAGTTGGTGCATAGCCAAGATCACATTGCTTTTGTTAAAGAGTGCGCACCCGCTAGTGGTTATCACATGCTTGATGGCGATACCATTATGAATCCACATACTTGGAATACCGCTCTACGCGCAGTAGGCGCTGCCATTGCTGGTGTAGATGCCGTCATGAAGGGCGAGGTGGAAAATGTATTTTGCGCTATTCGTCCTCCAGGCCATCATGCTGAGCCAACGCGCTCTATGGGGTTTTGTATTTTTGATAGCGTTGCTGTTGCAGCTCGTTACGCAATGCAGGAGTATGGAATTGAGCGAGTGGCAATTATTGACTTTGATGTCCACCATGGAAACGGTACAGAAGCAGCATTTTTTAATGACCCTAACGTATTGATGTGTAGTTTTTTCCAACATCCTTTCTATCCTTATAGTGGTTTAGATGGCGCTAACAATATGGTGAATGTTCCACTACCAGCATCCACTCGCGGTGATGTTGTGAGATCGATCGTAGAGGAGCAGTGGTTACCACGTCTACGCGATTTTGAGCCTGAGCTGATCATGATTTCGGCCGGTTTTGATGCCCATCGTGAGGATGACCTAGGTCAAATGGGTCTTGTAGAGGATGACTATGCGTGGATGACTAAGAAGCTCAAAGAGGTTGCCAATCAATATGCTCAAGGCCGCATTGTCAGCTGCTTAGAGGGGGGATATAACTTATCCGCTTTAGGCCGCAGTGTGGTGGCACATGTGAAGGCGCTTGCTGATATTTGA
- a CDS encoding electron transfer flavoprotein subunit beta/FixA family protein, whose product MKILVAVKRVVDYNVKIRVKSDNTGVDIANVKMSMNPFDEIAVEEAVRLKEAGIATEIVVVSAGATQCQETLRTALAIGADRAILVETDAELQPLAVAKILKALVEKEQAQIVILGKQAIDDDSNQTGQMLASLLDVPQATFASKVVVADSKVSVTREVDGGLETISLVLPAVITTDLRLNEPRYVTLPNIMKSKKKTLEITKPEELGVDIAPRLKTIKVEEPQKRSAGVMVADVAALVDKLKNEAKVI is encoded by the coding sequence ATGAAAATCTTGGTAGCAGTAAAACGCGTTGTTGATTACAACGTCAAAATTCGAGTGAAGTCAGATAACACCGGTGTGGACATTGCAAATGTCAAAATGAGTATGAACCCATTTGATGAGATCGCAGTAGAGGAGGCGGTGCGCTTAAAAGAGGCGGGGATCGCAACTGAGATTGTTGTTGTATCTGCTGGCGCTACTCAGTGTCAAGAAACCCTGCGTACTGCTCTAGCGATCGGGGCGGATCGCGCAATTTTGGTTGAGACAGATGCTGAATTACAGCCCTTGGCGGTAGCTAAGATTCTAAAAGCGCTGGTAGAAAAAGAGCAGGCGCAAATTGTGATCTTAGGCAAACAAGCGATCGACGATGACAGTAATCAAACGGGTCAGATGTTGGCTAGCTTACTGGATGTACCGCAAGCTACCTTTGCCTCAAAGGTGGTGGTCGCCGATAGTAAGGTCAGTGTGACTCGTGAGGTAGATGGTGGATTGGAGACTATTTCCTTGGTGTTGCCCGCAGTCATTACTACTGACTTGCGTTTAAATGAGCCACGTTATGTTACGTTGCCCAACATTATGAAATCTAAGAAGAAAACTTTAGAGATTACAAAGCCCGAGGAGCTGGGTGTTGACATTGCCCCACGCCTAAAGACGATTAAGGTTGAGGAGCCACAAAAACGTTCTGCTGGCGTAATGGTTGCAGATGTTGCTGCATTGGTTGATAAACTTAAAAATGAAGCGAAGGTAATTTAA
- a CDS encoding acyl-CoA dehydrogenase has product MPYIAPVKDMLFVMNELAGLSEVVGYPQYEQAGIDIDLAPAILEEAAKFNQDVIAPLNWPGDQNPSTLQDGEVRTTPGFKEAFSQFGMAGWQGVVHPAQFGGQGLPRLISVACFEMVNSANMSFALCPMLTDGAIEALLTAASPVLQERFVPKMISGEWTGTMNLTEPQAGSDLSMVRTRALPQADGSYKIIGTKIYITYGDHDMAKNIVHLVLARVPGAPEGIKGISLFVAPKFMVNTDGSLGERNDIQCVSLEHKLGIKASPTAVLQFGDHGGAVAYLVGEENRGLEYMFVMMNAARFSVGMQGVAIAERAYQKAVQYAKDRVQSRDLNWSPEPVAIIHQPDVKRMLMTMRGYTEASRALAYYAAAAIDIQHASPDELIQKEHQAIYEFLVPIVKGFSTEMSIEVASLGIQVHGGMGFIEETGVAQYYRDARILTIYEGTTAIQANDLVGRKTVRDKGATALILAGKIIQTEKALMEMGTSDAKATSIQLTLARQAFESVVVYIVGNAKIDTKAVYAGSVAYLRLCGLVLGAWQMSRALLVAYRLRDQDPSFYNAKIATARFFAENLLPQTQALATSILEGGYSTNALAVEQF; this is encoded by the coding sequence ATGCCTTATATAGCCCCAGTTAAAGACATGCTGTTTGTAATGAATGAACTGGCCGGTTTATCAGAGGTAGTAGGCTACCCTCAGTATGAGCAAGCAGGCATTGATATTGATTTAGCGCCGGCGATCTTAGAGGAGGCGGCAAAATTTAACCAAGATGTTATTGCCCCTCTCAATTGGCCTGGCGATCAAAATCCCAGCACCTTGCAAGATGGAGAAGTACGTACGACCCCTGGTTTTAAAGAAGCCTTTTCTCAATTTGGGATGGCCGGTTGGCAGGGTGTTGTGCACCCAGCTCAGTTTGGCGGTCAAGGATTACCAAGGCTGATTTCGGTAGCGTGTTTCGAGATGGTGAACTCAGCAAACATGTCATTTGCCTTATGCCCCATGCTGACCGATGGTGCGATTGAGGCTTTATTGACCGCAGCTAGTCCGGTATTGCAAGAGCGCTTTGTTCCCAAGATGATTTCAGGTGAGTGGACTGGCACCATGAATTTAACAGAGCCACAAGCAGGCTCTGATTTGTCTATGGTGAGGACCCGTGCGCTACCGCAGGCTGATGGTAGTTACAAAATTATTGGCACCAAAATCTACATTACCTATGGTGATCACGACATGGCCAAAAATATCGTGCATTTAGTGCTTGCACGTGTTCCAGGTGCACCCGAGGGTATTAAAGGAATTTCATTATTTGTAGCGCCAAAATTCATGGTGAATACTGATGGATCTCTGGGTGAGCGCAACGACATTCAATGTGTTTCCTTAGAGCATAAGCTGGGTATTAAGGCGAGCCCCACTGCAGTGTTGCAGTTTGGTGATCATGGGGGAGCGGTTGCATATCTTGTGGGCGAGGAGAATCGTGGGCTGGAGTATATGTTCGTGATGATGAATGCCGCTCGATTCTCTGTTGGAATGCAAGGTGTCGCGATTGCTGAGCGCGCTTATCAAAAAGCAGTGCAATACGCAAAAGACCGCGTTCAAAGCCGCGACCTCAATTGGTCACCAGAGCCAGTTGCCATTATTCACCAACCAGATGTGAAGCGTATGTTAATGACAATGCGCGGCTATACAGAAGCATCAAGGGCATTGGCATACTATGCAGCTGCTGCAATCGATATCCAGCACGCCTCCCCCGATGAATTGATCCAAAAAGAGCATCAAGCTATTTATGAATTTTTGGTGCCGATTGTCAAAGGCTTTTCAACTGAAATGTCCATTGAGGTTGCTAGTTTAGGAATTCAGGTGCATGGCGGTATGGGTTTCATTGAGGAGACCGGCGTTGCACAATACTATCGAGATGCGCGCATTCTGACAATTTATGAGGGTACTACTGCTATTCAAGCAAATGACTTGGTAGGCAGAAAGACTGTGCGGGATAAAGGGGCTACCGCTCTTATTCTTGCGGGAAAGATTATCCAGACCGAAAAGGCTTTGATGGAAATGGGCACTAGTGATGCTAAGGCAACATCAATACAACTCACGCTTGCCCGTCAAGCATTCGAATCTGTTGTCGTCTATATTGTTGGTAATGCAAAAATAGATACTAAGGCGGTATATGCAGGTAGTGTTGCTTACCTTCGCCTATGCGGTTTGGTGCTAGGTGCATGGCAGATGAGTCGTGCCTTATTGGTGGCGTATCGTCTGCGTGATCAGGATCCTAGTTTTTATAATGCCAAAATTGCAACGGCACGTTTTTTTGCAGAAAACTTACTTCCACAAACACAGGCTCTAGCGACTTCTATTTTAGAGGGTGGTTATTCTACTAATGCGCTAGCAGTAGAACAATTCTAA
- a CDS encoding acyl-CoA synthetase, whose product MVNIFEQGLERNPANYTPITPILFLERSAQVYPDRLAVIHGNLRQTWSQTYERCRRLASALQKQGIGVGDAVAVMLPNTPPMVEAHFGIPMAGAVLNALNTRLDPVSIAFMLNHGEAKVVIVDPEFADVMKKALEIAKRDSGRDFMVIDAQEKEFDVPGERLGSLTYEQFLDTGDPQFVWPMPSDEWQAICLNYTSGTTGNPKGVVYHHRGAAINAISNILDWDMNKHPVYLWTLPMFHCNGWCFPWTVAARAGVNVCLRRVDAEHIFSAIKNHGVTHYCAAPIVHNLLVNAPDALKVGVPAGVKGLIAGAAPPASIIEGMEKLGFDLTHVYGLTETYGPAAVCVQQEDWDDLEIGERARLNARQGVRYHLQQAIAVLDPLTLEPVVADGETMGEIMFKGNIAMKGYLKNEKASKEAFAGGWFHSGDLAVMNPDGYVKIKDRSKDIIISGGENISSIEVEDVLYRHPAVIAAAVVAKPDLKWGETPCAFLEIKAGAEVTAADIVAHCKQHLAGFKVPRAVVFGELPKTSTGKIQKFELRKRAGSASAIDV is encoded by the coding sequence ATGGTAAATATCTTTGAGCAAGGTTTAGAGCGTAATCCTGCAAATTACACGCCCATTACCCCTATTTTGTTTTTGGAGCGCTCTGCTCAGGTCTATCCAGATCGCTTGGCAGTTATTCATGGCAACTTACGTCAAACTTGGAGCCAGACTTACGAACGTTGCCGTCGTTTAGCCAGCGCCCTACAAAAACAGGGTATTGGTGTGGGTGATGCGGTGGCAGTAATGCTCCCCAATACGCCGCCAATGGTAGAGGCTCATTTTGGAATTCCAATGGCAGGTGCAGTATTAAATGCGCTCAATACCCGCCTTGATCCAGTATCGATTGCCTTCATGTTAAATCACGGTGAGGCTAAAGTCGTCATTGTGGATCCCGAGTTTGCGGATGTGATGAAAAAAGCATTGGAGATTGCCAAGCGTGACAGTGGTCGCGATTTCATGGTGATTGATGCACAAGAAAAAGAGTTTGATGTTCCAGGGGAGCGCTTAGGATCGCTGACCTATGAGCAGTTCTTAGATACTGGGGATCCCCAATTTGTCTGGCCAATGCCGTCTGACGAGTGGCAAGCCATTTGCCTTAATTACACCTCAGGCACCACTGGCAATCCAAAGGGCGTGGTCTACCATCATCGGGGCGCTGCGATCAATGCCATTTCTAATATCTTAGACTGGGATATGAATAAGCACCCTGTGTATTTATGGACTCTGCCAATGTTTCATTGCAATGGCTGGTGCTTTCCATGGACAGTTGCCGCACGCGCCGGTGTTAATGTTTGTTTGCGCCGGGTGGATGCAGAACATATTTTTTCTGCGATTAAAAATCATGGGGTCACACATTACTGCGCAGCTCCTATTGTTCATAACTTGCTAGTGAATGCACCGGATGCACTAAAGGTGGGAGTGCCTGCTGGGGTTAAAGGTTTAATTGCTGGAGCTGCACCTCCTGCATCCATTATTGAAGGAATGGAAAAATTAGGATTTGATTTAACGCATGTCTACGGTCTGACCGAGACCTATGGCCCAGCCGCAGTTTGTGTTCAGCAAGAGGATTGGGATGACTTGGAGATTGGAGAGAGAGCTCGTCTGAACGCTCGCCAAGGCGTCCGCTATCACCTGCAACAAGCAATTGCAGTACTTGACCCCCTAACGCTAGAGCCTGTAGTTGCCGATGGTGAGACTATGGGTGAAATCATGTTTAAGGGTAATATCGCCATGAAGGGTTACCTTAAGAATGAAAAGGCAAGCAAAGAGGCCTTTGCAGGCGGCTGGTTTCATTCAGGCGATCTTGCAGTAATGAATCCTGATGGTTATGTCAAGATTAAGGATCGCAGCAAAGACATCATCATTTCTGGCGGCGAGAATATCTCATCGATTGAGGTGGAGGATGTCTTATATCGGCATCCCGCAGTCATAGCTGCTGCGGTAGTGGCTAAGCCAGATCTTAAGTGGGGCGAGACGCCCTGTGCATTCCTGGAAATTAAAGCCGGCGCAGAAGTGACCGCTGCTGATATTGTGGCGCATTGCAAGCAGCATTTAGCTGGTTTTAAAGTGCCTAGAGCAGTAGTCTTTGGAGAGCTCCCAAAGACTTCAACTGGGAAGATTCAAAAATTTGAGTTACGTAAACGAGCGGGTTCCGCCTCGGCGATTGATGTCTAG
- a CDS encoding electron transfer flavoprotein subunit alpha/FixB family protein, translating into MTALVIAEHDNSSLKIATLHAVAAALQCSPEVDILVSGNGVASVALAASQIVGVRKVIQVDDARLADQLAEPLAAQILAIAHQYEYILAPATANGKNVLPRVAAQLDVAQLSDITKVVASDTFERPIYAGNAIATVQSSDPIKVITVRTTGFDPAAASGGSALIESRVVTADAGQSSFVGRELTKSDRPELTAAKIIVSGGRGLGSGDKYQELIAPLADKLGAALGASRAAVDAGYVPNNYQVGQTGKIVAPQLYIAVGISGAIQHLAGMKDSKVIVAINKDPEAPIFSVADYGLVADLNVAVPELIAALT; encoded by the coding sequence ATGACTGCTCTTGTTATTGCTGAACATGATAATAGTTCACTAAAAATAGCCACACTTCATGCTGTAGCGGCTGCTTTACAGTGCTCACCTGAGGTAGATATTCTAGTTTCTGGAAATGGAGTCGCCTCAGTAGCTCTAGCGGCTAGTCAAATTGTGGGTGTTCGTAAGGTGATTCAGGTAGACGATGCGAGATTAGCTGATCAGTTAGCCGAACCTTTGGCTGCTCAAATTTTAGCGATCGCACATCAATACGAGTACATTCTTGCTCCTGCCACTGCCAACGGAAAAAATGTATTGCCTCGAGTTGCCGCTCAATTGGATGTTGCCCAACTATCTGATATTACAAAGGTAGTTGCCAGCGATACCTTCGAGCGTCCGATTTATGCGGGCAATGCCATAGCGACGGTTCAGTCTAGCGATCCGATTAAAGTCATTACTGTGAGAACTACGGGTTTTGATCCAGCAGCTGCTTCTGGAGGATCTGCGCTTATTGAGAGCCGGGTCGTGACTGCTGATGCAGGACAGTCTAGCTTTGTAGGGCGCGAACTTACTAAATCAGATCGACCTGAGTTAACTGCTGCTAAGATTATTGTTTCTGGTGGACGTGGCTTAGGATCTGGCGATAAGTATCAAGAGCTCATTGCCCCCTTAGCTGATAAATTAGGCGCTGCACTTGGAGCATCACGTGCGGCAGTCGATGCTGGTTACGTGCCCAATAACTACCAAGTCGGTCAGACCGGTAAGATCGTTGCCCCACAGCTTTATATCGCGGTTGGAATTTCTGGAGCAATTCAGCATCTTGCTGGTATGAAAGACTCTAAGGTAATTGTGGCCATCAATAAAGATCCGGAGGCACCCATTTTTAGTGTTGCTGACTATGGCCTTGTTGCAGATCTCAATGTTGCTGTGCCTGAACTGATTGCCGCACTCACCTAA